A single window of Zea mays cultivar B73 chromosome 10, Zm-B73-REFERENCE-NAM-5.0, whole genome shotgun sequence DNA harbors:
- the LOC541620 gene encoding GR1a protein precursor → MASKAVLFLALNLLFFTVANACGNCPTPTPPVEPPPPPPAATPPPSSSGKCPLNALKFGVCADVLGLVKGEAGKVPAEPCCTLIKGLADFEAAVCLCTAIKANVLGVVIDVPIKLSALVNYCGKCVPKGYLCA, encoded by the coding sequence ATGGCATCCAAGGCCGTCCTCTTCTTGGCTCTCAACCTCCTGTTCTTCACGGTGGCCAACGCCTGCGGCAACTGCCCGACCCCAACGCCCCCGGTCgagccaccgccgccgcctcctgCTGCTACCCCACCCCCTTCGTCCAGCGGCAAGTGCCCGCTGAACGCGCTCAAGTTCGGCGTGTGCGCCGATGTGCTCGGCCTCGTCAAAGGCGAGGCTGGCAAGGTGCCTGCCGAGCCATGCTGTACCCTCATCAAAGGCCTTGCGGACTTCGAGGCCGCCGTCTGCCTCTGCACGGCCATCAAGGCCAACGTGCTCGGCGTCGTCATCGATGTCCCCATCAAGCTCAGCGCCCTCGTCAACTACTGTGGCAAGTGCGTGCCCAAGGGCTACTTGTGCGCGTAA